CACAAACTTGAGTTTCTGGAGCCTGGGGCTTCAATTTTGGAAACGTTTCACGTTCCATAACAGTTAGCTAAGTACAAACATTTTTCTGTTATAACACACATCAGTACATCCAATGGCTAGATTGCGAGTACAAGATTTAATACAAGTAATTAGCAGTTAAGTATACAGCTAGGATCACACGTTGCTTTGCTTGTAGAGCTTTGTGTCCAGCACTTGCTTCCCACACATCGCACACACTCCTGAAAGAAAGTCAGCACTATGATGATTATGATCAGAATCAGGAATTAACTTATTTCAGATAGAATCTCGTGAAGTCATGGATTCTAATGGAGTTCCTTACCTTTGGAATAAGCACAGGTGTGGCAATATTTTGCGTCCTGGTGCACCTGTTGCTTGCAGATTATACATTTGGTGTTTCCATAGGGAGTCCACCTGTTGATTAAGCAGAAGTGCATAGTGTTAGACCTCAATCCCAAAATAATACCTTCAATGGATATGACTTGAACATTtataatttacaaaaaaaagaagaatacaATTTCAATAGAGACAAGAAAAAGATGGCTTGTTCTGAAAAATATCCAAAGAGGTTAAAGAATCCATGGATGCACAAAACTTAGTTAAAATTTTAAGCAGCAGATTTAGAACCAGCAGATCTTGACTCCTGAGCAAACACACAGAATATAGACAAACCAATGGCGACCTAAGATATTTCTATGGAAAATCAAGAGCACCTTCCTTGAACATAAGGATCTAACCATAAAGTTACAGAAACCTAAATGAAAACTGAAAACCTCGGTGCCCTATTTCCCCATATCCATATGAGAAAATATATGCAGAACCTGTTTTCAACTTTTCATCCCTTACAGAATCAAAACTCCTATTCCATCCTCTCACCAATTCGCATAACTAGTGGTGAAAGGTTCATTAATTTGAGAGGTGATGTCTTCCTATTCCTATGTTCACACAAATATAACACTCAGCGTAACCGTTTCTCTGATAACCGATAGAATAGTTTATTGTTTATAAAATCCAGTGTGGTGTATGTAGCATGTTGTGATCAAGATCCGTGACACTTGATACAAATACTTCACTATCTATTGAAGAGGCATGCACTGTTGGGGAGCACGGGCATTAGGCTGCTGTGGTGCCACCATTGCAGTACATCATACAATCAGACCCTGGTCCCAAACTTTCATGAACTCTCCCTGGCAATATCATCAATTTATCAACCAGATTCAATTGTGGGAGAAATAAGAGGCCCCacgatttctgaaaaaaaaatcctttaGGTCCCCAAAGTTAGTAATCAAGTGTACCAGCGTGCCCATTAAGTTCAACCAACAAACAATCTGTTTGATTGATTGATTACTCTATGTCTTCATGTTGACTAGTGGAGCCATAACTCTGGTGATTTGCCTGTTTTCTTAAAGAAACCCCAGCCCTACCTGATCCGTTCGAGAGACCCCAGTAAATGAAATTGAGATCCTAAGAAACATGCATCAGCTCAACCTTGACCGCGAAGAACTAGTAGTAGAGGAGGTGGCTCGGCGGGgggtggggaggggagggaggctgACCTGTTCTTCTTGGAGAGGAGCTTGTTCTCGTTGATCTTGCGGCCGCCGCTCTCGTTGGTGTTGCTGGCGCCCTCCTTCCACTTGTCCGGCACGATCACCTTCCCGAGCTTCTTCTCGCCTGCATCCCCAATCCCACCAACCCATCTTAGGGGAAAATCAGAAAGGGAAAAAAACACAGATCCCAGCACGGAACCCCTAGGGCAAAGACGAATCGGCCAAATCCACGAGGAGAGAGGGGATCTTACACTTGGCgcacaccatcgccgccgccgattcCTTTGCTGTTCTTGCGGTTGGGACTCGGGAACCGGACGGGGGCGAGAGGTAGGGGGGAagagaggcggtggcggcggcggtgggtcgGCCGGGTTCAGGTGGGTTGGGCCATCTGGAATGTTGGCCAGGCCCGAAACACGGATGGGCCAACATACCTCCTGCCCTATGGGCCCAATATGGACGGAAATGTTGGCGTCAATTGGGCCCAACTCGAAAACTGGCCAAACCAGTTTGTGGAAAACacaattctcaaaaaaaaaaaggagagctcTGCTCCACCAAAATCAGCTCCACTTCATGAAAAAATATCCAAACAGGTCAGCCAACTCCACTCCAGGAAAAATTGGCTCCACTCCAGGTTTTTTTTGGAGCTCCTCAAGAGGTGCTCCACCAAATGGTGGAGCTGGGTAGAATTGCTCACCATACCCACTGGTTATGTGGCTCTTGTACCCCTtcggaggaaaaaaaaaagtcaaacttCCGAAGCTTTGGCTCGCGAGAGCCTTGTGGCCGCCGGAGCACATCGCCCGTCGAGGCGTGCCGCCGTTCACCGTAGGGGctcaccgccgcccgccacggGGACCACCGCCCGCCGCGGGGGCCGCCACTCGCTGCCGGTGCTCCCTACCGCCCGCCGTTGCCTGGacctcccaccgccgccgccgctgtcgggacctcccaccgtcgccgccgcccttgggtcccgtcgccgccgtctAGACCTCCCGCGGCGAGCGGGGCGGGTGGCGTGGCGGCCGCTGCGGTCAgcgggggcgggcgggcgtGACCGGCAGCGTGGCGAGCGGGGCGcagtgggcggcgcggcggccgcggccttgAGCGGCACGCGGGGCGGGTGGGGCGGGGTGGGCGCAGCAAGCGGCGTGGCGGCCGCGGCCTTGGGCGGTGCACGGGGGCGCGGTGGTCTGGGATGATAGAGGGGAAAgagtggaggaggaggaagatagGCGGGACCCACATGGAAGTGAGGTGTGGAATGGTGGGTTTAGATGGGCCCCTAGTCTGCTGTTGGGCTGGTGGGGTGTAAAGAGTTGGGCTGACCTTTTAGAGTTGTGGAGTGGAGCCACAGAATACCCAAACAGAATGGATTGCATGTgatggagtggagtggagttgGTGGAGTGAAGTGACTATTTTGGGAGTGGAATGATCTCAAACACACCCTAATTTCTCTGAAATTCGGGTTGGAAGTCTGCAGTAGGAGCGGAGAACATGGATTTCTATTCGGGTTGAGGATTATTTCTAGATCGTGCCATTATGTTACTATACATAGCTGGGAATGTAATGTAATCTATCCATTTGTGTGTATGATCAAAAGGCTCATTTTTCTTACTACACCTTTTTTTTCAAGGGGCGGTAGGCACATGGCCAACCTCGGCGTTGCCGTTAAATTGATTGAAGAATCACATCTGGatttgtgggggggggggggggggcaagagaGGCGGTTTTGGTCCTGTTTGTTTTCGATTATAATCAGTTTATCGGTGGAAATAAGTGATAATCCCACCAAACGTCTCGCTTATTTTCGTTTCTGTGGTAATCCGCTTCAGAGATTTGAACTACAAGAAACGAGAATCGATAAGCGAGAAAATCTTCGCTGCTCTCGGACACGCTTAGATTATAAGCTAAGCAAAAACAAACAGCGCCTTTGTCCCACCACCTACGCCATACCATGAATGTAAAGTTTCAGCAAAAATAGAAAGCTGGGGAGCCAGGATTTTCTGTTGTTGGAACTATCTAAACAACCAGAACAGATATATGTTTACATATATGTTTAATTACATAATATGATTTTTGTCCTTACGAAATACTACCTCCATCCAAAATTATAATTCTTTTTAACTTTATATTTTACTATGCACCCAGATGTACATATGCTATGCCTAGATATGTAGTATCTAAAGATGCCCAAACCAATTGTAGTTTGGAACTGAGCAACTATATCTAGGTATCATAGACATGAGATAAACAATGGGATGTCAATTCGGTTTTCAGACCGAAGAACTTTTTGTCataagaagttttttttttgagattatatGATGCATCCGGCCCCAGGTGAGGTTGCTCTAGATCCAATAAATTAAAATTGCCCAGATCCCAACAGTCAGTTCTTAGTGCACACCCACTCGGG
The Panicum virgatum strain AP13 chromosome 6N, P.virgatum_v5, whole genome shotgun sequence genome window above contains:
- the LOC120677803 gene encoding cysteine-rich PDZ-binding protein-like, whose protein sequence is MVCAKCEKKLGKVIVPDKWKEGASNTNESGGRKINENKLLSKKNRWTPYGNTKCIICKQQVHQDAKYCHTCAYSKGVCAMCGKQVLDTKLYKQSNV